The following nucleotide sequence is from Photobacterium gaetbulicola Gung47.
CGCAGCATTGAAATCATCGGTGTTACACCACTGCCGGCAGAGAGCAATAACAGTTTGTCGGTGTGGTGGCCTAGGTGGAAGCTACCATCGGGCTGTTCTGCCACTAACGTGTCACCGACATGGAAATGGTCATGGAGCCAATTCGATATTCGACCATCATCGACCCGCTTAACCGAGATCCCATAGCGTCCCGGTCGGGAAGGACTAGACGACAGGGTGTAGCGGCGGGCCACATATTCACCGTTTATTTCTACCTGAACGGGGAGGTGCTGGCCTGGCTGGTAAGCCGGCAGTGATTGCTGTTTGGTAGGCTCAAGCCAAAAGGTGCAAAAGTCGCGGGCGACTTCCTCTCGTTCAACACAGGTCAGGGTGAGGGCTTGATTGCCATTGTCGAGATAAATCTCTTTTGGTTTGCTCTCAAGTACTTCGATCTTATCACCGGCACGAATGATCCCTTCATTGAGCGCGACCAAATTTTGGCCGAAGAAAACTTCGCCACTGCCGTCTGAGCGAAAGGATGAGAGGGTATTAAGCGGCTCTTTGAGTGCATTGAACTCGCCAGTAGCGGGATCCACCGTGGTCAGGATACACCGGGCACACGGTTTCACCACTTCGAACTCGACATCGCCGATGCGGATCCGTTTCCAGCCATCTTCGGCAAAAGGCTCGGTGCCGGATACCACCAAGTTGGTACGGAATTGATCCATTGTGTGTTGCTGGGGGCTGCGGGCATTGAGTGCCTCCAGTGAGGCTTCGCTGATCACCAGCAGTGGATAGCCATCTGCAAAGCTGACAGGCTGATTGATCTTGGCTCTCAGGCGTTGGGATTGTTCACCGGTATAGAGCAATTGGACCGGTTCACCGATAATTCGGCTGAACCAGTCATTGGCTGCTTGGGTTGTGAGGTATGCGTTGAAGGTGTCCTTCCACACGGTTGCTTCAGACTCGACCATTTCAAAGTCGGTATAGCGGAGTGTCAGCGGGGGCTGGCCGGGAAAATCGAGTACCAATCCGTTAGACAACAATGCCGCGGACACTTTGACTAGTTGAGGATGCTTTCTTGCCGTGATCATACTGCCGTCAAGCCGCGAGACCATAAAGCGTCGATCGAAACTCAACCCCTGTTGCTCAACCCATGCGTGTGACAGGTTTATTCCCGCTATCGACTTTACCGGGAATATGTTGATTTGGCTTAGCGTCGGAATTTTGGCTAATTGACTCACTGTTATCATCCTTGTGTCATTATTTTTGGTTTGGATAACGCCATTTTATCAAATACGGTTTGGTTCCGGTGGCAATTTTACTATTGATGGAATGCAGTGGCTTGATGTATTGGCGTAAAAGTCTCCCGTGGCGTCAAAATTACGCTTGGTAATTTATACTTATTTACAATATTTGTAGCTAGCTGTATGAAATTTATGAATATTTGTAAGAATTAAGCCTGATTGGTCGTTCATAATACCTACAAAATATAAATTGTTTTAAAGAGGGAGCTATGAACCTATTACGGCATTATGGGGTAAGAGCCAAATTATTGGCTTTGATCGCTATTGCAGCCATTTTAATGCTTGTTAATACAGCATTTCAGGCCAATGAGAGTTACCAAAGTGATATTGCGGATCGCAAAATCTCAATGCAAGAGCAGGTGAAAGCCGCGATTTCTTTGGTGCAATACTATTCGGACAAGTATCCATTCGAGCAGGAAACGGCTCAACAGGAAGCAAAAGCCGCGCTGGCCGCAATGCGGTTTGATGGGGATAACTATTTTTGGGTGATTGCCACTGACAATACGCTGATTATGCACCCGTTGCGCCAGCAGCAGGAAGGGCAATCGATGCAGTCTATAACCGATGCCTCGGGTAAGCAGCACTGGTTGGAGATGACCACAATTGGCCGCTTATCCGGCAGTGGTTTTTTGGATTATGCCTGGATAGCGCCGAGCGGTGAGGTATCCGAGAAAATTTCCTATGTCGAGAGTTTTGCTAAATGGGGGTGGGTGGTCGGTACGGGTGTCCACCTTCTCGATATTGAAGCGCGCTTTTTTGATAGTGCTGTTTTCCAGCTTGGCGTCAGTCTGGTTGTTGTCTCTATCTTGGTGGTATTCGGGGTGTGGATCAGCAATGACATTAGCCAGCCGCTTCAGCAATTGACCGCGCGCGTCCGTAAGCTTGAGCAAGGCGACTTAACACAAAACTTTACCATGGAGCGCCGGGATGAAATCGGCCAAATTGCGGAAGCGATGCATCAAGCATCATCTGCGATGCGTACCACATTACTGGCTGCCAACCACAATGCACAGCAGTCGGTGAGCATGGCCGGTACCATTGCCGCTGCCAGTGAACAGTGTGCCCAATCGATTACCGAGCAAAATCAGCAGTTGGCCCAGCTGGCTACCGCCATGGAAGAAATGAGCACCACTATCAATGATGTAGCCCAAAATGCCGAGACCGTTTCATCGGCAACTGCGGCAATCAACGCACAGGTTGATGCGAGCAATCAGCGTATGGTGCAGGCGATGGCAGCGATCCATAGTGTTTCTGAAGGGATAGAGCATTCCGATCAGCGAGTCGGCGAGTTAAAAGCCGGGGTAGAAGAGATTGGTAATGTTACCCAGGTGATCCAGGGGGTCTCGGAACAAACCAATCTGCTTGCCCTCAATGCTGCAATCGAGGCTGCCCGTGCCGGTGAGCAGGGGCGCGGTTTTGCCGTGGTAGCCGATGAAGTGCGTAACCTTGCCAGCCGCACTCAGCAGTCGACGATCGAAATCCAGGAAACAATCGACAAGTTAACGCAAAGTACCCTCAACACCGTTAAATCGATGGCAGACAGTACCGAGCAGACACAAAACAGTGTTGAGCATAGTGAGCAGGTACAAAATGAACTTAACCGCATTGCCGGTTTAGTCACTGAAGCCAATGACATGATCATGCAGGTGGCAACGGCCGCCGAACAACAAGGCACGGTTACCGAGGAGGTGAACAATACGGTTAACCTTATTCATACCGCGACGGATGATATCAACAAAGCGGCCCAGCATTTGGCGTCGGAAAGCCAATCTTTGAGTAAAGCGGCTGCCACTTTGGGGGATCAGCTCAAGCAATTTAAGGTGTGAGTACCTTTACTTTTCTTCCCGAGACAAAAACCACAAGTGCCAGCTTGTGGTTTTTTACTGGTAGTCAAATAGGCTTATTTGGTCAGGGCTTGGTTTAGCCACTGGTCAAACTGGCCTTTAGGCAACGCGCCATTGATTGTCTCTACCATTTGACCGTTCTTGAATACCATAATAGTGGGGATGCTGCGGATACGGTACTGTGCCGCCAGCGCTTGCTGGGCTTCGGTATCAATTTTGACGAAGCGTACATCTCCGTTGCGCT
It contains:
- a CDS encoding hypothetical protein (COG0633,COG1018,COG3217) translates to MSQLAKIPTLSQINIFPVKSIAGINLSHAWVEQQGLSFDRRFMVSRLDGSMITARKHPQLVKVSAALLSNGLVLDFPGQPPLTLRYTDFEMVESEATVWKDTFNAYLTTQAANDWFSRIIGEPVQLLYTGEQSQRLRAKINQPVSFADGYPLLVISEASLEALNARSPQQHTMDQFRTNLVVSGTEPFAEDGWKRIRIGDVEFEVVKPCARCILTTVDPATGEFNALKEPLNTLSSFRSDGSGEVFFGQNLVALNEGIIRAGDKIEVLESKPKEIYLDNGNQALTLTCVEREEVARDFCTFWLEPTKQQSLPAYQPGQHLPVQVEINGEYVARRYTLSSSPSRPGRYGISVKRVDDGRISNWLHDHFHVGDTLVAEQPDGSFHLGHHTDKLLLLSAGSGVTPMISMLRYLADHDQVRDVIFYHQCRSQADIPYLEELKTLEKQFPQLKVMIALSRPDKTWNGLSGRLEAAHLEQLDALSERQVFVCGPNRFMDDAKSMLLDAGLDVAQYHQEAFGPLTRGVSKTKEVTISINGNLFSGDNQQTLLEQAEAAGLNVPNSCRAGFCGACKMTLESGEVDQPDVPALLPGEKESGKVLACCCVPKSDLELVN
- a CDS encoding putative histidine kinase (COG0840), which codes for MNLLRHYGVRAKLLALIAIAAILMLVNTAFQANESYQSDIADRKISMQEQVKAAISLVQYYSDKYPFEQETAQQEAKAALAAMRFDGDNYFWVIATDNTLIMHPLRQQQEGQSMQSITDASGKQHWLEMTTIGRLSGSGFLDYAWIAPSGEVSEKISYVESFAKWGWVVGTGVHLLDIEARFFDSAVFQLGVSLVVVSILVVFGVWISNDISQPLQQLTARVRKLEQGDLTQNFTMERRDEIGQIAEAMHQASSAMRTTLLAANHNAQQSVSMAGTIAAASEQCAQSITEQNQQLAQLATAMEEMSTTINDVAQNAETVSSATAAINAQVDASNQRMVQAMAAIHSVSEGIEHSDQRVGELKAGVEEIGNVTQVIQGVSEQTNLLALNAAIEAARAGEQGRGFAVVADEVRNLASRTQQSTIEIQETIDKLTQSTLNTVKSMADSTEQTQNSVEHSEQVQNELNRIAGLVTEANDMIMQVATAAEQQGTVTEEVNNTVNLIHTATDDINKAAQHLASESQSLSKAAATLGDQLKQFKV